One genomic window of Providencia hangzhouensis includes the following:
- a CDS encoding DUF4762 family protein, which yields MKKLNAIEAAAVVGGTKQVCTDSYESITVGGVKSCQLVTTCTDKHGNKTYKAKAVGASNCDVTAP from the coding sequence ATGAAAAAGTTAAATGCTATCGAAGCTGCTGCTGTAGTTGGTGGAACAAAACAAGTTTGTACTGATTCTTACGAGAGCATCACTGTTGGTGGTGTTAAATCTTGCCAATTAGTAACGACTTGTACTGATAAGCACGGTAACAAAACATACAAAGCGAAAGCTGTTGGTGCATCAAACTGTGATGTAACAGCTCCATAG
- a CDS encoding ABC transporter, which produces MIRFFIVWTVFTAKNCLMPFKKGYQKLNHSGLAFLRLLLRRGYITSVLFVSNLLCRVGLLGRQYRNRNKVATENFRSLMETKGHINMGWIAVRRFILEEAATWGQNQKIMAQVRVCTLELDSVVAPLHQQNKPVVLAPLHMVSDVLATMVGAGVTPGNATVVVSSSAEQQKYNASARELGQVNLSYCSIHQGNKVLASQLMTAMTETAAGQKNMIVFPDITPDYTVQTEEGASSKLSCHLFNRAAKLHNGVVRLSSAISAQVVFYHLYYQNGLQIKVYPPVAAKDVATQMPAIIENAVRHYPNDWLLWHSHSLYFISH; this is translated from the coding sequence GTGATCCGGTTTTTCATTGTCTGGACGGTATTTACAGCGAAAAACTGTTTGATGCCGTTTAAAAAAGGATATCAAAAACTCAATCATAGTGGACTTGCCTTTTTACGGTTGTTATTGCGCCGAGGCTATATCACATCGGTATTATTTGTTTCTAATTTATTATGTCGTGTAGGTTTATTAGGTCGTCAATATCGTAATCGGAATAAAGTCGCCACGGAAAACTTTCGTAGTTTAATGGAAACGAAAGGGCATATTAATATGGGCTGGATAGCCGTTCGACGCTTCATTTTGGAAGAGGCAGCCACATGGGGACAAAACCAAAAAATCATGGCGCAAGTTCGAGTTTGTACACTTGAACTTGATAGCGTCGTTGCGCCCTTACACCAACAAAATAAACCCGTTGTACTTGCTCCGTTGCATATGGTTTCTGATGTTTTAGCCACCATGGTTGGGGCGGGGGTGACTCCTGGGAATGCAACGGTGGTGGTTTCGTCGAGCGCAGAGCAGCAAAAGTATAACGCTTCGGCACGTGAGTTAGGCCAGGTGAATTTATCTTATTGTTCCATTCATCAGGGAAATAAAGTATTAGCTAGCCAATTAATGACTGCGATGACAGAAACGGCGGCAGGGCAAAAAAATATGATTGTTTTCCCTGATATTACCCCTGATTACACGGTTCAAACAGAGGAAGGGGCGTCGAGCAAATTATCGTGCCACTTATTTAACCGTGCAGCAAAGCTACACAATGGTGTTGTGCGTTTGTCCAGTGCGATTTCGGCACAGGTAGTTTTTTATCATCTGTACTACCAAAATGGTTTACAAATCAAGGTTTATCCGCCTGTTGCAGCAAAAGATGTTGCAACTCAAATGCCAGCCATCATTGAAAATGCGGTTCGTCATTATCCCAATGATTGGCTTTTATGGCATAGCCATTCACTTTATTTTATTAGCCATTAA
- a CDS encoding thiol:disulfide interchange protein DsbA/DsbL, whose translation MNTRFKPITITLYTLFVIIASSLMTVLFYHIFVFNTFSNDDAQGSSFIEFNSEQVLLSPIKENNSIIEVLSYGCHYCAVNHDNVSQFEKTLPENVNFKVVHLAMDNNMGLAAYAPIFATLEEMGGESQLRQDLYTAVINDKLDLANKDVLNQWLKRHNIDSTQYLKTSESQAVQERLKNMLEISKFYQITGTPAFIINKRYVVYQDRDFADFTAYMLELLDKSNKELR comes from the coding sequence ATGAATACTCGTTTTAAACCAATAACTATCACACTTTATACTCTATTTGTTATTATTGCTTCTTCACTCATGACGGTTTTGTTCTATCATATTTTTGTTTTTAATACTTTCTCAAATGATGATGCACAAGGCTCTTCTTTTATTGAATTTAATAGTGAACAAGTTCTGTTGAGTCCAATAAAAGAAAATAATAGCATCATAGAAGTCCTTTCTTATGGTTGCCATTATTGTGCAGTAAATCATGACAATGTCAGCCAATTCGAAAAAACACTCCCTGAGAATGTCAACTTTAAAGTCGTTCATTTAGCCATGGATAATAATATGGGACTGGCTGCCTATGCGCCTATTTTTGCGACATTGGAAGAGATGGGGGGGGAATCTCAATTACGTCAGGATCTTTATACTGCCGTTATCAACGATAAGCTTGATTTAGCTAATAAAGATGTCTTAAACCAATGGTTAAAACGGCATAATATTGATTCAACCCAATACCTAAAAACCAGTGAAAGCCAAGCCGTTCAAGAACGTCTAAAAAATATGCTTGAAATTAGCAAATTTTATCAAATTACTGGAACACCTGCCTTTATTATCAATAAACGCTATGTTGTTTACCAAGACCGTGATTTTGCAGACTTTACTGCCTATATGCTTGAGTTATTAGATAAAAGTAATAAGGAGTTACGGTGA
- a CDS encoding O-antigen ligase family protein — translation MMFAIKIKDNKKERYPWVLLSFVVIFFGIILHIYLPNMGGTGLSLPFNIISGFFIAFFIVVVSITQIKNSRLYYSKSSNYITIGLVLLLGLCFFAPKDYQFNAYLTAYWLLGALFFYQALLQINISETVLKIIVCSILFSAIIESLFSIAQIFNFFPISGDRPYGVFQQVNVLSSFICVGIASAIGMFILMRTVTWYASAIIIVSLVLMSVVLPLSQSLTGYLNLLLIVIVFYFFAKYHRKYIFYSLISIVIGLIIGYGIKIGFNISDFSESKLQTSHIRWVLWQHSLYLFSENILFGTGVGSFESVFLERFGGGLLGTSERVISHPHNEILRWMVEGGVVGIAAILLVIIGSGYLLYSSLKNKNNNYVFLVIALPIVFHMMTEFPLWLSIPHGVVLILLIRCADIPTKKYHLNKIVGYCSKTIIALGGLLSMGLLYFTLQTQQYLTYIEKTGQQFLLSMNEPDYSEWKYYLINDRYKLDLNMGYLLRYNETQNPYYLNLFSSWAESYSRSCPDINVYFSWILVLNELGEKEKAKSVKGKAIFLFDNNEKLEGLNF, via the coding sequence ATGATGTTTGCAATCAAAATTAAAGATAATAAAAAAGAACGTTATCCATGGGTTCTTTTAAGTTTTGTCGTTATATTTTTTGGCATTATATTGCATATTTATCTGCCGAATATGGGCGGAACAGGTTTGTCATTACCATTCAATATAATTAGTGGTTTTTTTATTGCTTTTTTTATTGTAGTGGTTAGTATTACACAAATTAAAAATTCAAGATTATATTACTCTAAGTCGAGTAATTATATTACGATTGGATTGGTCTTATTATTAGGTTTGTGTTTTTTTGCGCCTAAAGATTACCAGTTTAATGCATACTTGACAGCATATTGGTTATTGGGCGCGTTATTTTTTTATCAAGCTTTACTGCAAATAAATATTTCAGAAACTGTATTGAAAATAATTGTTTGCAGTATATTATTTTCTGCTATTATTGAGAGCCTATTTTCAATAGCACAAATTTTTAATTTTTTTCCGATATCAGGGGATAGGCCATATGGCGTATTCCAACAAGTTAATGTTCTTTCTAGTTTTATTTGTGTTGGCATTGCCAGTGCAATAGGTATGTTTATTTTAATGAGAACTGTCACATGGTATGCGTCAGCCATTATTATTGTGAGTCTCGTTTTAATGAGCGTGGTATTGCCATTGTCTCAATCATTAACTGGATATTTAAATTTATTATTAATTGTTATTGTTTTTTATTTTTTTGCAAAGTATCATCGTAAATATATTTTTTATTCTTTAATATCGATTGTTATCGGTCTTATTATTGGCTATGGAATAAAAATTGGTTTTAATATTTCTGACTTTTCTGAAAGTAAATTACAGACATCGCACATTAGATGGGTGTTATGGCAGCATAGTTTATATTTATTTAGTGAAAATATTTTATTTGGTACGGGTGTTGGTAGTTTTGAATCTGTATTTTTAGAGCGCTTTGGTGGTGGGTTACTTGGAACCAGTGAAAGGGTCATATCACATCCACATAATGAGATATTACGTTGGATGGTTGAAGGTGGGGTAGTTGGCATTGCTGCGATATTGTTAGTTATTATTGGTAGTGGGTATCTACTTTATTCTTCATTAAAAAATAAAAATAATAATTATGTTTTTTTAGTTATTGCGTTACCAATTGTTTTTCATATGATGACAGAGTTTCCATTGTGGCTATCAATACCTCATGGGGTGGTATTGATACTACTAATACGTTGTGCCGATATTCCAACTAAAAAATATCATTTAAATAAAATTGTAGGGTATTGTTCGAAAACAATTATTGCGTTAGGTGGTTTGTTATCCATGGGGTTGCTGTATTTTACTTTGCAAACGCAGCAATATTTAACGTATATCGAAAAAACAGGGCAACAGTTTCTTCTTTCTATGAATGAGCCCGATTATAGCGAGTGGAAATATTACTTAATCAATGATCGTTATAAATTGGATCTCAATATGGGGTATTTGTTACGCTATAACGAGACACAGAACCCCTATTACTTGAATTTATTTTCGTCTTGGGCAGAAAGCTATTCTCGTTCTTGCCCAGATATTAATGTTTATTTTTCTTGGATTCTTGTTTTAAATGAATTAGGTGAGAAAGAGAAAGCAAAAAGCGTCAAAGGAAAAGCGATTTTTTTATTTGATAATAATGAGAAATTAGAAGGATTGAATTTTTAA